A region from the Leopardus geoffroyi isolate Oge1 chromosome C2, O.geoffroyi_Oge1_pat1.0, whole genome shotgun sequence genome encodes:
- the TM4SF4 gene encoding transmembrane 4 L6 family member 4: MCTGGCAKCLGGTLIPLALFGFLANILLFFPGGKVIDNNDHLSEEVWFFGGILGSGVLMIFPALVFLGLKNNDCCGCCGNESCGKRFAMFTSTIFAVIGFLGAGYSFVISAISINRGPKCLMDNSTWGYPFHDGDYLNDEALWSKCRQPADVVPWHLTLFSILLVIGGVQMLLCAIQVVNGLLGTLCGDCQCCSCCGGDGPV, from the exons ATGTGCACGGGGGGCTGCGCCAAGTGCCTGGGGGGCACCCTCATCCCCCTCGCCTTGTTTGGCTTCCTGGCTAACATCCTGCTATTCTTCCCTGGAGGAAAAGTGATAGACAATAACGACCACCTTTCTGAAGAGGTCTGGTTTTTCGGAGGAATATTAGGAAGCGGGGTCTTG ATGATTTTCCCTGCGCTGGTGTTCCTGGGCCTGAAGAACAATGACTGCTGTGGATGCTGCGGCAACGAGAGCTGTGGGAAGCGCTTCGCG atGTTCACCTCCACAATATTTGCTGTGATTGGATTCTTGGGTGCTGGATACTCATTTGTCATCTCAGCCATCTCAATCAACAGGGGTCCTAAATGTCTCATGGACAATAGCACGTGGGGCTACCCCTTCCACGATGG GGATTACCTCAATGATGAGGCGTTATGGAGCAAGTGCCGGCAGCCTGCCGATGTGGTTCCCTGGCATCTGACCCTCTTCTCCATCCTGCTGGTCATAGGCGGAGTCCAGATGCTTCTCTGTGCCATCCAGGTGGTCAACGGCCTCCTGGGGACCCTGTGCGGAGACTGCCAGTGTTGCAGCTGTTGTGGG